In Drosophila miranda strain MSH22 chromosome XR, D.miranda_PacBio2.1, whole genome shotgun sequence, the genomic window TTCGAAAGAATGTCGTGGTTCGGTGTGTCCTACATGTGCAGTAAGTCTGATACGCACTATCTCTGTAGAAATCAAAACACCAGTCGATGATCGTTCTTACAGCTCTTGTGGCATTGATCTGGCAGGTCGGGGTGCTGGCAGCGCCTGTGGACAACCACAATCCCAAGTCGCAGGTAGAGTACATCAGTAGCCAGTCAATTGGTACCCCCAACGCATATCCGAATATTGTGCCCATCACTCGGCCCCCTCTCGTGAGTCAAACAGCTCCGCCGCCACCTTTCAACTCGAAGAACTTTGCATATAATCCGAAAACGCAAACATGGACCCTTATAGCCCCTGGCGATCCCCAACCAAATGACGAGACGCTTGTTTGGAATCAGACCAATGACAAATGGCTGACCAGCTCTC contains:
- the LOC108165597 gene encoding uncharacterized protein LOC108165597, which codes for MSWFGVSYMCTLVALIWQVGVLAAPVDNHNPKSQVEYISSQSIGTPNAYPNIVPITRPPLVSQTAPPPPFNSKNFAYNPKTQTWTLIAPGDPQPNDETLVWNQTNDKWLTSSR